One Nicotiana sylvestris chromosome 12, ASM39365v2, whole genome shotgun sequence genomic window carries:
- the LOC104237484 gene encoding ribosome biogenesis protein BRX1 homolog 1-like, with the protein MTLVEVGPRFCLNPIKIFGGSFGGSFGGPTLYENPFYVSPNQIRSLEKKQKAGKYAKKVKAKTRRKMHQLSNPLEVDEFADMWKE; encoded by the exons ATGACCCTTGTTGAG GTTGGTCCAAGATTCTGCTTGAACCCAATTAAGATATTTGGTGGTAGCTTTGGTGGTAGCTTTGGTGGCCCCACCCTCTACGAGAATCCATTTTACGTTTCACCAAATCAG ATCCGATCTTTAGAGAAAAAACAGAAGGCCGGGAAATATGCTAAGAAAGTCAAAGCCAAGACTAGGAGAAAAATGCACCAGTTGTCAAATCCTCTAGAAGTCGATGAGTTTGCTGATATGTGGAAGGAATGA